agctattAAATGAAGATTTTATTCTAATATATTTGATGTTCTTATTTATAGAGGAAAAATCTgttaaaaccacaaaaaatttaataaaattaaaaagtattaattaactatactttttttgtattatacgAATTATGCCTAtcactattattattcaaatgtcATTCAATTATTcgtatttttcgattttaagatttttgtaACCTAAGTCTAGTACCtttgattttttaaagaaCTTGTCATTTTGCAGAATGTTTTTAGAAATAGTAATTATTGCTCATGATGCTGacatctagtatattttgtactctgtggtatattttaaaagcagtataatatctatatacatacatgtatagCCATGTATGTTATAGCCTTCTGCGAATATAGCCTGCTATATTcggtattctatggtatattttaaatgcagtacaatatatatatataccaaataaagcctacaacattatttttagtaattttgcggtatatttctaaaatatttcgaCAATACTGATTTATTGAAGATTGGAAGAAGGATATCCCACAGTTGAGCATACCCGACTGTAGGTTTCTTACTCGTTTACCAtgtattctttaaaaaatcattagaaagcaaacaaaagcttTTATTGAGCTTATTTTGATTATCTTTGAATACTTCTAATTccaatattttgaaatgttgccTTGTAATGAATTAGCTGCTAAATAACAACacttaaaataataccaaaaattgcCAGCCAAAATTAACTTGAATACTATTAAGCAAATACTACGCAAAAGTGATTTACATATTCAGCAAGTTTCTATCGCGATAACTCTATTATATAGCCCCAACTTCATCGTCCATCCTCAGTCATTTCCCCTGCATAATCATGAAGTCTTCTTTGTCACCGAGTTCCATTTGAACTCGCGACCAtgtccttctccttctccgtCTCCATATTCGTAGCCGTAGCCGTAGCCGTATCTGAGCTCCTCATTTGCGCTTAAAGCGCATTTTTTCGCACCAAAAAATTAAGCCCAATTATGCTTGATTCACTGGCttggaaaattaattatgtgcacctattattattgttgagcTTGTGCATTTggccagcagcggcagcttcCGTCGTCTGTCCCACGTCGCACGTCgcacacaaaattaaaattcatatgatattaaatttgattttttttacttctctTTGACGGAAGTACTTGCTGCATATTAAGTGTCATTATGCATTTCAGTAAATGAGAGAACGAAGAGTATGATAAAGTTTTTCATCAGATCAAGGAAGGCGTTGGCCGGCTACGTCACAACCTGTGCAGcagtttgtgtgtgagttttcATCAACATTTGAGTTCACTTCAGTACAACTTGTCGGACTGAGCACAGAACTAATTCCTTAAAAATCATTTCCaattttctgaaaatttcgaatgtaaaaaatttcaagtgtaAAACGTAAAATTCTAGAttcgtttaattttatacaatatttgtaCATTTCCAAGACGAAACTCcacattgttttttattttttttgaataatGTCTTCGTATCGCGATGTTCGTATGGTTAAGGTGGCTCGCAGTCTCTTGTCCTACAAGAGCAGAGTGAATGTGCGTGCGTTGCGTGCGTTTTCCTCGAAGTGCGACAAGCCCAAGGGCGTTGTTGTGGGCGTGTACCAGAAAGATGGCGACAAGCCCATTCGATCCTCGGAGAATGCTGTGCTGCTCGATGACGCTGTCGGTGGCAAGATAATGAGTTTGATACGTGAACGTGGAATGGACGGAAGGCCAGGCAAAGGACTGCTCTTCAATGGTCTCGAGGGTGAATACTCTACGGTAGCTGTCGTCGGCATGGGCGTGGCAGGAGCTGGCTACAATGAGCTCGAGGAACTGGACGAGGGCATGGAAAACGTCCGCATTGCGGCGGGCACAGGAGCGCGAGCCCTGCAGCTGCAACGCATGGCCGAGGTGCATGTGGATGGCATGGACTTTCCCGAACAGGCGGCCGAGGGTGCCGCCTTGGCGGTGTGGCGCTACAATGCCAACCAGCGCAAGAAACATCGTCTGGCCACCCCGAAGTTGCACATGTACGGCAAGGGCGATCACGATGCCTGGGTGCGTGGTCTGTTCAAGGCGGAGTCACAGAATCTGGCGAGACGTCTCTCCGATACGCCGGCGAATCAGATGACGCCCTCCATCTTTGCTCAAGCTGCTGTGGATGCGCTGTGCCCGTGTGGCGTGTCTGTGGAGGTGCGCTCAATGGACTGGATCGAAGATATGAGCCTCAACTCGTTCCTCATGATCGCCAAGGGATCCTGCGAGCccccgctgctgctggagtGCACCTACTGCGGCACCGCACCCGAGGAGAAAGGCGTGCTCATGCTGGGCCAGGGTCTGACCTTCCACAGCGGCGGCCTGTGCCTCAAGCCCAAGAATGGCATGGACATCTATCGTGGCGCCATGTCCGGAGCTGCCGTCTGCGTTGGCGTCCTGCGCGCTGCCGCCGCCCTCTCGCTGCCCATGAATATCACGGCCGTAATTCCACTCTGCGAGCACATGCCATCGGGCATGGCGGTGAAGTGTGGCGATGTGGTGACTCTGCTCAATGGCGTCACCTTGGGCATTAAGAACGTCGACAAGGCGGCGGTCGTTATGATGGCAGATCCCCTGCTCTATGCTCAGGCGAACTTCAAGCCGAAAATGATCTTGACCATTGGCTCGGTGGCGCGTGGCGTCAGCTATGGCCTTGGCGGCAGCTCGACGGGATTGTGGAGCAATTCGGCGTACCTGGCCAAGCAGTTCCGCAAGGCTGGCGGCATCACTGGCGATCGTATCTGGCGCATGCCGCTCTTCCGCTACTTCAAGGAGATCATCACTAGCAACTCAACGTATGACATGAGCAATTGTGGCCGTGGACCCGCTTCGTCCTGCTTGGCAGCTGCCGTCCTGCATTCGCTGGTGCCGTGCTTAGATTGGGCGCATCTGGACATTCGGGGCACCGGCATGACGACCAAGGTTAATCCGCTGCCGTATCTGCTGAGGGATTGCATGACCGGACGGCCAACACGCACAGTGATTCAGTTTATGTATCAAATGGCCTGTTCCCAGTCTTGAAAAGTAGTTACCTCTCGATGCATAGACATTTATCGTGTATTTAGTATAGTATGTTATTTGGAAGTCatattactttttttgattttggatTAAAAATGATCAGATTCAGACGATTACCacaatttgttttgccttGACAAACCTGCTTCGTCGTATCTGCTCTGTCGTTTTCAATTACTCAACATAGCGCTGGCCAAAGGGATGGGGTAGGGGAATGAGAACGTGTGCAGCTGTTGATTGAAGCGCAAATCGAATTTACGACCATAAACGCTGAGCTTTTCTTAGACGCGTCAACGACGcgcaaaagtatgctatgcaAAGCTTATATTGCGCTGTGTGTGGGGCTCAAAAGGAGGAACACGTCCTGACggttatatttctatatacacTCTATAGTATAGCGTCTATACCCTGTTTGGGTGAGACTGTTGGGTCGTATTGGAATGAAGCTGAATAGAAATATTAATGATTTCATATATAACTTAAAAAGTAAACCTTGGTtatcatattttgaaaatacaataaataaattatatatgaaataatatatattggatacaacaaaaataaattcaactataagctaaataaatacattttaaaaacatatacaaatttagtatataacaatattaatgagatgccaaaataataacattGGTATGCTTAACATATTGTGAActgctgtgaactttgaaatagcagtgcttacGACTTACGtgttaaaaattgcaaaatactattatatgaatatgaaaatgaatatattaatttttaacttattCAACCATTTTCCTATTTCCATGTTCCATTTCACCAGAATAAAGTGATCAActagcaaaaagaaatatgcGACAAATCCTGCTATTCCAAAGTTTACAACtgtacaacaaatatataaaatctttattaataaattaaatgaaataaaaaattataaatagtttaaaaataacttttctattattataaaattggtttagtttataccaaaatatgattaaattcgatgttaaaatattcatttaggTATGTTGCTCCTTCTTTTTAAATACAGGGTAACTTGTAAGTCTTTCTTCGCAGCtgaacaacattttcatttacagcTCGGCAGACGTATAAATGTTGTCTGATTAGCGTGTGTCAGCAATTGATTTTGCACATTTGATTGAGTGTCTTAAGCTGCGCCTGATTCCACGCACACAGACAGCGAAaggcagacagagagataaacagagagacagagcaaTGAAGACAGGTGTGCCTgacgtgtgtgcgtgtatgagtgtgtatgtgtgtgtgtgtgtgcttgtggcATTACATAGCCGGCTTATCGACTGCTAGCTTAGCTTTGCTTGCAACTCATCAAATTACCAAAGCCAAGGCAAGTGAAGTCAAATCAgtcgtcagtcagtcagccttTGGTCTTTGATGTGCTTGAGCTTTGGCGTTATTATTTACCATAAATTGTTTGGGCTTTTGACAATGAAATTACCTTAAAGCTGTTCAATCAATGGCATTTATTGTGCTGACTTGATTACACCTGTGCTTCTGCCTCGTGTCTACCACAAATGCGATCGAGTATTGTATACAGTGCTGTGTTTACTTTAGAGTGAAGCATTTGTGCGTCTGTTTTGTGCCATGCAACGAGGCATATGACATTAGGGCTAATCACAGTCGGAGGCAGAAGCAATGCTCTGgctcaatatttaatttaaccaACCGGGAAGGGAatttgtgcatgtgtgtgtgtgctagttGTGTATTTGCAAATGCAGATTTTGGCTGCTCGTATTTGAcactgctgcagcagctgccagctgccGGCAAagcttgctttgctttgctttgctttacaaAGCCAAACGGAGCAATCGTAGCAATTGGAACCCAAGCGCTAAAGACGTTGTCCTTGCCACCAaaatgcgaatgtgtgtgtgtgttttgcttgcAGCATTTGCGCACAATCAAATTTAATCTCGCTTTCAAATGTCAAATCACAAACTGCTTGATTACACATTGAAAGGACCCGAGTCCTGAGTCCTTGTTTGCATGCATGCATGCAAGGAAAAGCCAAAATCCAAAGCTAAACAAGAAgctgattttatttatttaatggctTGCCTGATGCTCACCTTTGGCTTGGACAAATCTGGCttacaaattcatttgctaCATTGATTAATTAATGCTAATTTACGAAAATTCCATTTGGCCATTAGCCGCagccaaacacaacaacaacagcaacaacaacacaaaggACGAGCCTCGTTCCGTCTGCatctgttttctgtttctggtTTTAGTGTGTGCTTAATTTAGTGCTTTAGTCAcaccacagacacacatatcTTCTCAGATGCttagtcgtcgtcgtcgtctgtatttgcaatttactATTCCacaaatttatggcaaattcCCACTTGTCCTTTGTCCTTTACAACTTCATTTGCCAGCCAATGACCGCTAAACTAATCAAGATTATGCTCGTGAGTGCGAAACAAAagatttaaattacaatattccttgccaagaaaaacaattttcatgaCAGTTTCTCCTTGATGCTTTATGGAGCTTATCAAGCTGAACGAAATGTAGGAAATTGAATGATGACTGGACAAGAAAGAGCTAAGAATACTCTGTAagaaactatttattattatcttaatatttattattacttatttctttattacATAAGAAAATGTGCTAGGAATATCACTGATGCTAAAAAGCTTTCTAATGACAGTAAAGACTTATGCTATAAGAGTTTTAAGCATAAATctgtattttaaaagatacTTGCTTAGCTACTTTGTAGTCAGAATTAGGATTCTTCTTTGCGACTTACTTAAAATACTTTGTGATAAGGAAATGTTTAAttgcaatatatattataggtAATAACCTGTTCATCTTTCtcgcatttaaaatgcactttgcattttactTTTACCTGCTTCACtatcatttttgtatttctattttaccAAGCTATTTActtcaaaaaattttataattgaaaaaaaaataatattgaacaAAACGATTTTGTAATTTACGTGTGCTACTCTTAATTACtaaatactttatactttatttatattgtctCTTTTAAATCCAAGtaatttttgttcatttgtctttttatatagttttaaattCTACATTGCTGAGcgatttattaaaaagttgttTATATGTAGTATAGAAATTGACCAGAGGTACAATTTAACtcaaaattatacttttttaatatttttattttgataaatatttttttatatttttgactATTGTTCTTTTGTCTGCATTTTGGCAttaacaaaatgttgaattatattcaattttatattatttttaattggacATCATTCATTTTTGAAGTCATCGCAATTTAATGTAATCCTGAGAGGGTTACAAAATGTTCTAAGTTTAATATCTTTTTCCTCTTACTCgtatttaaaatgcacatGACTTTCGcgcaaattta
This is a stretch of genomic DNA from Drosophila albomicans strain 15112-1751.03 chromosome 3, ASM965048v2, whole genome shotgun sequence. It encodes these proteins:
- the LOC117570271 gene encoding cytosol aminopeptidase-like yields the protein MSSYRDVRMVKVARSLLSYKSRVNVRALRAFSSKCDKPKGVVVGVYQKDGDKPIRSSENAVLLDDAVGGKIMSLIRERGMDGRPGKGLLFNGLEGEYSTVAVVGMGVAGAGYNELEELDEGMENVRIAAGTGARALQLQRMAEVHVDGMDFPEQAAEGAALAVWRYNANQRKKHRLATPKLHMYGKGDHDAWVRGLFKAESQNLARRLSDTPANQMTPSIFAQAAVDALCPCGVSVEVRSMDWIEDMSLNSFLMIAKGSCEPPLLLECTYCGTAPEEKGVLMLGQGLTFHSGGLCLKPKNGMDIYRGAMSGAAVCVGVLRAAAALSLPMNITAVIPLCEHMPSGMAVKCGDVVTLLNGVTLGIKNVDKAAVVMMADPLLYAQANFKPKMILTIGSVARGVSYGLGGSSTGLWSNSAYLAKQFRKAGGITGDRIWRMPLFRYFKEIITSNSTYDMSNCGRGPASSCLAAAVLHSLVPCLDWAHLDIRGTGMTTKVNPLPYLLRDCMTGRPTRTVIQFMYQMACSQS